The window TGCTGTCCCCCCGGGAGAAACTCTCAGTGAGCTACTTGAGTATTATCATATGACGCAGAAAGATTTGGCCATAAGGCTTGGGATGACCTGCAAAACCGTAAACGAGATCATCAAGGGAAAGGCGCCTGTCACGCCTAAAACTGCTCTGGCTTTGGAGAATATTTTCGAGCCTGAGGCAGTTTATTGGTTAAAATTGGAATCTAATTACCAGGCAAAGCTCGAACGGATAAAAGAAAAAAAACAGATAACAAAAGAGACGGAACTTTTGGATCAATATTCCTGTTATGCTGAAATGGCAAAGTATGGATGGATTCCTGCAACAAGAAAAAAAGAAGAAAAAGTTGTTAATCTGAGAAATTTTTTTAATGTAGGGTCCTTAGAATATTTTCCCGACCTCCCATACGCGGCTAATTTTCGTCATGCCTTGATCGCTGATCCATCTGTAATTGCTCTTGCGGCATGGTTACAGCAGGGTGAAAATATTTGTCGGCGGATCGAAACAAAACCATTTTCACATAAAACTTTGAAATCTATCATTCCCCAATTAAGGGCCCTTACTTTATGTACAGTGGATATTTACAAAAACCTAAGAGAGATATGTGCATCTGCCGGGATTGCCGTTACGCTGCTGCCTCATCTCAAAGGGACATATGTACATGGCTCGACCAGATGGCTCTCCCCTGAGAAGGTACATATAAACCTCAGTACAAGGGGTGCACATTCAGATATTTTCTGGTTTTCTTTCTTCCATGAAATCGGACATATAATGCTCGGTCACACAAAAAAAAATATCCTGGTCAATTACATATCTCCAGGAGAAAACAATATCAGCATGATCCCAGAGGAAATGCTGATGGAGAAACAGGCGGATCAATATTCCGCCGACACATTGATCCCGCCTGACGAATACAAATATTTTATCGATGGCACTTCTGATTATTCTGACGCAAGTGTATCAAAATTTGCAAAAAACATAGATATCCATCCCGGAATTGTTTGGGGAAGACTGGCAAATGACGGCCATATTTCCTGGAGTACGGCTAATCAAGGTACGCGAAGGGCAAAATTAATATTCGTGCCAGATCGATAAAAAATTTAAATTTCAGTCTGTATTCCAATCATACAAAAAAGAGAAGGCGGCTTCGGGGCTGGTTCCCCTGAAGCCGCTTATTTGTTAGCTGTCTTTCTTCAAATCACGGAGCTCTTCTTTAATCTCCCGCAATTCTCTCAAAATATCATCACTGTCGCTGAAGCTTCCTGACCGATGACTCTCAAACTCATTCTTTCTGTGGCTGAATGCGTAAAAGAGGATCACGACTACTATAAGAAAGAACAACGGCATCATAAACATCCCAAATGGCATTCCACATCCGTTTGCAGCTGCTCCCCACCACATCTATACCACTCCCCCGTAAAACTGCTTTTAATTTCCAGGAACAATATACTATAACATCGACACTCATCGATATGTATAAATGCTTATTTTGACACTCGTTCAAGTTGTGTATATACTTGTATATACATGAGGTGATGAGAATGCTTACAACGATCAAAAAATGGGGAAACAGTCAGGGGATAAGGCTTCCTCTGGATATTCTTAGAGAAGCGGAAATTGATAAGGAAGGTGCAGTCAATATTTCTGCACAGGGAAACTGCATTGTAATAACGAAAGCTGAACCACAAAAAAAGCGTCAGAATATAATGAATCTTTTTGAGGGATATAAAGGTGAGTACGAACCCA is drawn from Synergistaceae bacterium DZ-S4 and contains these coding sequences:
- a CDS encoding HigA family addiction module antitoxin, encoding MADKKIFYGESDYAVPPGETLSELLEYYHMTQKDLAIRLGMTCKTVNEIIKGKAPVTPKTALALENIFEPEAVYWLKLESNYQAKLERIKEKKQITKETELLDQYSCYAEMAKYGWIPATRKKEEKVVNLRNFFNVGSLEYFPDLPYAANFRHALIADPSVIALAAWLQQGENICRRIETKPFSHKTLKSIIPQLRALTLCTVDIYKNLREICASAGIAVTLLPHLKGTYVHGSTRWLSPEKVHINLSTRGAHSDIFWFSFFHEIGHIMLGHTKKNILVNYISPGENNISMIPEEMLMEKQADQYSADTLIPPDEYKYFIDGTSDYSDASVSKFAKNIDIHPGIVWGRLANDGHISWSTANQGTRRAKLIFVPDR
- a CDS encoding AbrB/MazE/SpoVT family DNA-binding domain-containing protein — encoded protein: MLTTIKKWGNSQGIRLPLDILREAEIDKEGAVNISAQGNCIVITKAEPQKKRQNIMNLFEGYKGEYEPTGIDWGEPVGKEVW